Proteins encoded in a region of the Clostridium butyricum genome:
- the radC gene encoding RadC family protein has protein sequence MNNSLNIRNIPEYERPKEKLLTYGAETLNNSELLAIILGSGVKGENAIELSNRILNEFDDLDGILTADYNEIISINGIKSGKASQIMALSELFKRFRTLRAGKRNIKITSPKDLADLLMGEMSYLNQEVLKVITLSTKNTIIDAKDVFIGSLNNSIVHPREIFKRAITSHSASVIICHNHPSGDPTPSREDINITLRIKECGKIIGIPLIDHIIIGNNTFVSLKEKGLI, from the coding sequence ATGAATAATAGCCTAAACATTAGAAATATACCGGAGTATGAAAGACCTAAAGAAAAACTATTGACATATGGTGCAGAAACTTTAAACAATTCTGAGTTATTAGCAATAATACTTGGAAGTGGAGTAAAAGGCGAAAATGCTATAGAGCTTAGTAACAGGATTTTAAATGAATTTGATGATTTGGATGGAATACTTACAGCAGATTACAATGAAATAATTTCAATTAATGGAATTAAATCAGGAAAAGCATCTCAAATTATGGCTTTAAGTGAATTGTTTAAAAGATTTAGGACTCTAAGAGCAGGAAAAAGAAATATAAAAATAACTTCACCAAAAGATTTAGCAGATCTTCTTATGGGTGAAATGAGTTATTTAAATCAGGAGGTACTCAAGGTTATAACTTTGAGCACAAAGAATACAATTATTGATGCAAAGGATGTTTTTATAGGCAGTCTTAATAACTCTATTGTTCATCCAAGAGAAATATTTAAACGGGCTATAACTAGTCATAGTGCTTCAGTAATAATATGTCATAATCATCCGTCAGGCGATCCAACGCCTAGTAGAGAAGACATAAATATAACCTTAAGGATAAAAGAGTGTGGAAAGATTATAGGAATTCCACTAATTGATCACATTATAATAGGAAATAATACTTTTGTCAGTCTAAAGGAAAAGGGACTGATATAG
- the rodA gene encoding rod shape-determining protein RodA: protein MFKQFKLDIKLIKDIDKTLLFSMIALVLYGILNIYLCTKGGKYDGFAFKQFVWLIISLVVLYIFLSIDYTIMMNYVPLFYWGSVILLIATMFFGSEINGAKGWIRLGPLSLQASEIAKIGIILMLAKKLDEMDGKINDVKNFFTLVFYTAVPVLFIIIQPDMGMTMVCFFIVLGIFFVAGLDMKIIGGGLASLVIAIIVVINSSFIPAYQKSRFTGFLNPEADYAGNGYHLTQSLIGIGSGGILGSRPSLKADAATGYAAQNVPEVHTDFIFSAIAEQLGLLGAAFLLILYGFLIYEMISIARTSKDICGSVICVGIVSYFLFAILQNIGMTIGLLPITGITLPLISYGGSSLLTTVISVGLVLNVGMRRKKIHF, encoded by the coding sequence TTGTTTAAACAGTTTAAATTAGATATAAAGCTAATAAAAGATATTGATAAAACACTTTTATTTTCAATGATTGCTTTAGTTTTATATGGAATACTAAATATATATTTGTGTACAAAAGGCGGTAAGTATGATGGATTTGCTTTTAAGCAGTTTGTTTGGCTTATAATATCATTAGTTGTACTGTATATATTTTTATCAATTGATTATACAATAATGATGAATTATGTGCCCTTATTTTATTGGGGATCAGTAATACTTTTAATAGCGACAATGTTTTTTGGTTCAGAAATTAATGGTGCTAAAGGATGGATAAGGTTAGGTCCGCTTTCACTACAGGCATCTGAAATTGCAAAAATAGGAATAATACTTATGTTGGCAAAGAAGTTAGATGAAATGGATGGTAAGATAAATGATGTAAAGAATTTTTTTACATTGGTATTTTATACAGCTGTACCAGTTTTATTTATTATAATTCAACCAGATATGGGAATGACTATGGTTTGCTTTTTTATAGTACTTGGAATATTTTTTGTAGCAGGATTAGATATGAAGATTATTGGAGGTGGTTTAGCATCTCTTGTTATAGCTATAATCGTAGTAATAAATTCAAGTTTTATTCCAGCATATCAAAAAAGCAGATTTACAGGGTTCTTAAATCCAGAAGCAGATTATGCTGGTAATGGATATCATTTAACTCAGTCTTTGATAGGAATAGGATCTGGAGGAATACTTGGAAGCAGACCATCATTAAAAGCAGATGCTGCTACAGGATATGCCGCTCAGAATGTACCAGAAGTACATACAGATTTCATCTTTTCAGCAATAGCAGAGCAATTAGGGCTTTTAGGAGCAGCTTTTCTATTAATTCTATACGGATTTTTGATTTATGAGATGATTTCTATAGCACGAACTTCAAAAGATATTTGTGGTTCAGTAATATGTGTAGGAATAGTATCATATTTCCTATTTGCAATACTTCAAAATATCGGAATGACAATAGGGTTGTTACCAATTACGGGAATAACATTACCACTTATTAGTTATGGTGGAAGCTCACTTCTTACAACTGTTATATCAGTAGGATTAGTACTTAATGTAGGAATGAGAAGAAAAAAAATACATTTTTAA
- a CDS encoding Maf-like protein, whose amino-acid sequence MKIILASASERRQELLGRLVDDFKIEVSKFDEDTVPFEGDIDKYVKAVALGKALDVESRINEEAIIISADTVVVQNDNILGKPKDKQDAFKMLKSLQGKSHFVYSGIVVINTKTNKTKQESLGTKVTFSEISDEEILEYIETKEPLDKAGSYGIQGRGGVFVKGIEGCYYNVVGLPLNKLKSMLDEVK is encoded by the coding sequence ATGAAAATAATATTAGCTTCCGCTTCAGAGAGAAGACAGGAATTATTAGGCAGATTAGTTGATGATTTTAAAATTGAAGTCAGCAAATTTGACGAAGACACTGTTCCATTTGAAGGAGACATAGACAAATATGTTAAAGCTGTTGCTTTAGGTAAAGCACTAGATGTAGAAAGCAGGATTAATGAAGAAGCAATAATAATATCTGCAGATACAGTTGTTGTACAGAATGATAACATTCTTGGAAAGCCTAAAGATAAGCAGGATGCATTTAAAATGTTAAAATCACTTCAAGGAAAAAGTCATTTTGTTTATTCAGGAATAGTTGTTATAAACACTAAAACGAATAAAACAAAGCAAGAAAGTTTAGGTACAAAAGTTACTTTTTCAGAGATAAGTGATGAAGAAATACTAGAGTACATAGAAACAAAAGAACCTTTAGATAAAGCAGGTTCTTATGGGATTCAAGGCAGAGGTGGAGTATTTGTTAAAGGAATTGAAGGATGCTATTACAATGTAGTAGGACTTCCGCTTAACAAATTAAAATCAATGTTAGATGAAGTTAAATAA
- a CDS encoding rod shape-determining protein, which produces MGFFGSGKDMGIDLGTANTLVFVKGKGIVLREPSVVAMNNMTKKTLAVGSEAKLMIGRTPGNIVAIRPLKDGVIADFDTAQTMMKNLIEKVSTKNAFKSPRIIVCYPSGVTEVEKRAIEEATKLSGARDVILMEEPMAAAIGAGLPVSEPTGSMIVDIGGGTTEVAIISLGGIVTSKSLRVAGDELDQSIISYIKKEFNLMVGERTAEQVKMEIGSAYKLDGEEEMIMEIKGRDMISGLPKIVEISESQVREALKEPVYQIIESIKTTLEKTPPELAADIMEKGIMLAGGGAYLRGLDVLINKETNMPVHIAEAPLDCVVLGAGKALEDFDKISRDQRG; this is translated from the coding sequence ATGGGATTTTTTGGATCAGGAAAAGACATGGGAATAGATTTAGGAACTGCAAATACACTTGTATTTGTTAAGGGAAAGGGAATTGTTTTAAGAGAGCCTTCAGTTGTAGCAATGAATAATATGACTAAGAAGACACTTGCTGTTGGATCAGAAGCTAAGCTTATGATTGGTAGAACACCAGGAAATATTGTTGCAATAAGACCATTAAAAGATGGTGTAATAGCAGATTTTGATACGGCACAAACAATGATGAAAAATTTAATAGAAAAAGTATCAACAAAAAATGCATTTAAGAGTCCAAGAATTATTGTATGTTATCCATCAGGCGTAACTGAAGTTGAAAAGAGAGCTATTGAAGAAGCAACAAAACTTTCAGGGGCAAGAGATGTTATCTTAATGGAAGAGCCAATGGCAGCTGCTATTGGAGCAGGACTTCCAGTAAGTGAACCAACAGGAAGTATGATTGTTGATATCGGTGGAGGTACTACTGAAGTAGCGATAATATCTTTAGGTGGTATAGTAACTAGTAAATCATTAAGAGTTGCAGGAGATGAACTTGATCAATCAATAATCTCTTATATAAAGAAAGAATTTAACTTAATGGTTGGTGAAAGAACAGCAGAACAAGTTAAAATGGAAATAGGTTCAGCTTACAAGCTTGATGGAGAAGAAGAAATGATAATGGAAATTAAGGGAAGAGATATGATTTCAGGTCTTCCTAAGATTGTTGAAATTTCAGAATCACAAGTTAGAGAAGCATTAAAAGAACCTGTATATCAAATAATAGAATCAATTAAAACTACATTAGAAAAGACACCACCAGAACTTGCAGCAGATATCATGGAAAAAGGTATAATGCTTGCTGGTGGAGGAGCTTATTTAAGAGGATTAGATGTATTAATAAATAAAGAAACTAATATGCCTGTACATATTGCAGAGGCACCTCTTGACTGTGTAGTACTTGGAGCAGGAAAGGCACTAGAAGACTTTGATAAAATAAGCAGAGACCAAAGAGGTTAA
- the sfsA gene encoding DNA/RNA nuclease SfsA, with the protein MKYDKITKGRFISRPNRFIANVEIDGINEVCHVKNTGRCKELLIPGSTTVYVQESDNPNRKTKYSLIGVLKDDKKINMDSQVTNKVVHEWILKGNIFENVKLIKPEKKYKNSRFDFYVETENEKAFIEVKGVTLEENGVVRFPDAPTERGVKHINELCECIDDGYKAYIIFVIQMKDVLYFTPNDDTHKAFGDALRIAHKKGVQVLAVNCYVSEDSIDICDYVEVRL; encoded by the coding sequence ATGAAATACGATAAAATTACAAAAGGAAGATTTATATCAAGACCAAATAGGTTTATTGCAAATGTTGAGATAGATGGAATTAATGAAGTGTGCCATGTTAAAAACACAGGTAGATGCAAAGAATTATTAATACCAGGGTCAACAACGGTATATGTACAGGAGAGTGATAATCCAAATAGAAAGACTAAATATTCACTTATCGGTGTTTTAAAAGATGATAAAAAAATAAATATGGATTCTCAGGTTACAAATAAGGTAGTACATGAGTGGATTCTTAAAGGAAATATATTTGAAAATGTAAAACTTATAAAACCAGAAAAGAAATATAAAAATTCAAGATTCGATTTTTATGTTGAGACAGAAAATGAAAAAGCATTCATTGAAGTTAAAGGGGTAACATTAGAGGAAAATGGTGTAGTAAGATTTCCAGATGCACCTACTGAAAGAGGTGTAAAACATATCAATGAATTATGTGAATGTATTGATGATGGATATAAGGCATATATAATCTTTGTGATTCAAATGAAAGATGTATTGTATTTTACACCAAATGATGATACACATAAAGCATTTGGTGATGCTCTTAGAATAGCACATAAAAAAGGTGTTCAAGTTCTTGCAGTAAATTGTTATGTTAGTGAGGATAGTATTGACATATGTGACTATGTTGAAGTTAGATTGTAA
- the minC gene encoding septum site-determining protein MinC: protein MYNNDGILIKGNRDGINTTINMSKFSSFEDMITLLIKKLSKGKQFYQGTTLILRIDLKLLNEKNYEELKEILLSKIGLKDIVFEDLEKEAEDINQKENKVFTGVYEGKTKFIRKTVRSGQSVNYRGNIVIIGDVNSGAEVYATGNVVVLGRIQGKVSAGTNGNNKAIIAAFLLQPELLKISNIIAMSPDDTEKPNYPELAKIKDGTIIVEPYLPNKYIY from the coding sequence ATGTATAATAATGATGGGATTTTAATTAAAGGAAATAGAGATGGTATAAATACAACAATTAATATGAGCAAGTTTTCTTCATTTGAAGACATGATTACGTTATTAATTAAAAAGCTTTCAAAGGGAAAGCAGTTTTATCAAGGTACTACATTGATTTTAAGAATAGATTTAAAACTCCTTAATGAAAAAAATTATGAAGAACTTAAGGAAATTTTATTAAGTAAGATTGGTCTAAAAGATATTGTGTTTGAAGACTTAGAAAAAGAAGCAGAAGACATAAATCAAAAGGAAAATAAGGTTTTTACTGGTGTATATGAAGGAAAAACTAAATTTATAAGAAAGACTGTAAGAAGCGGACAATCTGTAAATTATAGAGGGAATATAGTTATAATAGGAGATGTCAATAGTGGTGCAGAAGTGTATGCTACTGGGAATGTCGTTGTTCTTGGAAGAATACAAGGTAAAGTAAGTGCAGGAACTAATGGAAATAATAAAGCTATAATAGCTGCATTTTTATTACAACCTGAGCTATTAAAAATTTCTAATATTATAGCAATGTCACCAGACGATACAGAAAAACCTAATTATCCTGAACTTGCTAAAATTAAAGATGGTACAATAATAGTTGAACCGTATTTACCCAATAAATATATATATTAA
- a CDS encoding penicillin-binding transpeptidase domain-containing protein encodes MIVNKPVKKKKISRYTVLCIIMGIIFGAITLRLLYLQVFSYEEYKEKANTTSTRFVSESAPRGEIYDSNGVTLATNVRTYSLTYTETDVTQKNFYSTMSELFKILDESNENIQDTMLLKVKDDGTMYFDYLSSDKDSQNYSELRFKKDRGFNEPIQNKLFPEITEFSDEQTNKINEELLKITPEESFYMLVKNYNLIELIDPEYNSTKEKKEAYKNMTGEEITQKILDAGYSLNDLRKYMLVKDTIKIQSLKGYKSVTIASNIKKDTVLIIKQKLNDMPGIDVSSVLIRDYPYNNLASSVLGYVSTINSAEEEKYSMRGYDVSTDLIGKAGIESAFEEQLKAVKGGKTVKVNSSGRVTEKLFELESYPGNNVHLTIDSNMQYVAEQALADGIKEIQQNGTDTDGYRFRNATRGALVAVDVKSGKILSLVSYPDYNPNLFTIPGTLTSEESKQYFNPDLETFGQELINRMNLNKTVDDLFPKDSKGVRQDNNDLYPRPFYNYATMSLIPPGSTFKPLTSIAGLESDVITPSTTINDTGKFNIHPEVFGKGFAPECLQYTNYGAGHGNLNVAGALEVSCNFFFYETAYRLYMLNGGNLNALDSLAKYAWGFGLGVDPNGSEKAATGIEIKENFGQTYNFTSWKKQAINYAKFELVDYLEKGDYKGMGYVFIPFDIRYSEDDNEEVKNAKKAIKDKMEETLAKVGTDDFSNINQNDFTKEIKKYVQIIMDNSDVYKQRVSDYEASGKTVNLDSQANIVAEVIAKFTLNDKPVEIISPAQLIYASIGQGMNNYTPLQLASYISTLVNGGTRYKLHLVDKVTDNDGNVVQEFKPEVLGEMHLDKNDVEAVKYGMSKVNSDDSGTAASKWQGFPITTGGKTGTADFAENQKERGRAPYATYVSFAPLDDPEIAVVAVVFDGGHGGSIAGAVRAVFEEYFKDRILAGDPNYASKSESFRKYVLGNPLTKNKENSTENNSSNNSTNNSQSNSATGNISNQTVPATD; translated from the coding sequence ATGATAGTTAATAAACCAGTGAAAAAAAAGAAAATCTCACGATATACTGTTTTGTGCATTATTATGGGAATTATTTTTGGAGCAATAACTCTTAGACTTTTATATCTTCAAGTTTTTAGTTATGAAGAGTACAAGGAAAAAGCTAATACAACATCAACAAGATTTGTATCAGAAAGTGCACCAAGAGGTGAAATATATGATTCAAATGGAGTAACATTAGCTACAAATGTAAGAACATATTCTTTAACTTATACAGAAACTGATGTTACTCAAAAGAACTTTTACTCAACTATGTCAGAATTATTTAAGATATTAGATGAAAGCAATGAGAACATTCAGGATACAATGCTTTTAAAAGTTAAAGATGATGGAACAATGTATTTTGATTACTTAAGCAGTGATAAGGATTCGCAAAATTATTCTGAACTTAGATTTAAAAAGGACAGAGGTTTTAATGAACCAATACAAAATAAATTATTTCCTGAAATAACTGAATTCTCAGATGAGCAGACCAATAAAATAAACGAAGAACTTTTAAAGATTACCCCAGAAGAATCATTTTATATGCTTGTTAAGAATTATAATTTAATAGAACTTATTGATCCGGAATATAATTCTACAAAAGAGAAAAAAGAAGCATATAAAAATATGACTGGTGAAGAAATAACTCAAAAAATTCTTGATGCAGGATACTCTCTTAATGATTTAAGAAAATATATGCTTGTAAAAGATACAATAAAAATACAAAGTTTAAAAGGTTATAAATCAGTAACTATAGCAAGTAACATAAAAAAGGATACAGTTCTTATAATAAAACAAAAACTTAATGATATGCCAGGAATAGATGTAAGTTCAGTTTTAATAAGAGACTATCCATATAATAATCTTGCATCTTCTGTACTTGGATATGTATCTACAATAAATAGTGCTGAAGAAGAGAAATACAGTATGAGAGGATACGATGTATCTACAGATTTAATTGGAAAGGCTGGTATAGAATCAGCATTTGAAGAACAATTAAAAGCTGTTAAAGGTGGAAAAACTGTTAAAGTTAATTCTTCAGGAAGAGTTACAGAGAAATTATTTGAGCTAGAATCTTACCCAGGAAATAATGTTCATCTTACAATAGATAGTAATATGCAATATGTTGCTGAACAGGCGCTTGCAGATGGTATTAAAGAAATTCAACAAAATGGTACGGATACAGATGGATACAGATTTAGAAATGCAACAAGGGGAGCGCTTGTTGCAGTAGATGTTAAAAGTGGTAAAATCTTATCTTTAGTAAGTTATCCAGATTATAATCCAAATTTATTTACTATACCAGGTACTTTAACATCAGAAGAAAGTAAACAGTACTTCAATCCTGATTTAGAGACTTTTGGTCAAGAACTTATTAACAGAATGAATTTAAACAAAACTGTTGATGATTTGTTTCCTAAAGATAGTAAGGGAGTAAGACAGGATAACAATGACCTTTATCCTAGACCATTTTATAATTATGCTACAATGTCATTGATACCACCAGGTTCTACTTTTAAACCTCTTACATCTATAGCTGGATTAGAGTCGGATGTAATAACACCTTCGACAACTATAAATGATACTGGTAAGTTTAATATACATCCAGAGGTATTTGGTAAAGGCTTTGCACCAGAATGCCTTCAGTACACTAATTATGGTGCAGGACATGGAAATCTTAATGTTGCAGGGGCACTTGAAGTTTCGTGTAACTTTTTCTTCTATGAAACAGCATACCGATTATATATGCTTAATGGAGGAAATTTAAATGCATTAGATTCGCTAGCAAAATATGCTTGGGGATTTGGATTAGGTGTAGACCCTAATGGAAGTGAAAAAGCAGCTACAGGAATAGAAATAAAGGAGAACTTTGGTCAAACTTATAACTTTACATCTTGGAAAAAACAAGCAATAAACTATGCTAAATTTGAATTAGTAGATTATTTAGAAAAAGGTGATTATAAAGGAATGGGATATGTGTTTATTCCATTTGATATAAGATATTCAGAAGATGATAATGAAGAAGTTAAAAATGCTAAAAAAGCAATAAAAGATAAAATGGAAGAAACACTTGCAAAAGTAGGAACAGATGATTTTAGTAATATAAATCAGAATGATTTTACTAAAGAAATTAAAAAGTATGTACAAATTATAATGGACAATTCAGATGTGTATAAGCAGAGAGTATCTGATTATGAAGCTTCTGGGAAGACTGTTAACTTAGATTCACAAGCTAATATAGTTGCTGAAGTTATAGCTAAGTTTACTTTAAATGATAAGCCTGTAGAAATAATATCTCCAGCACAGCTTATATATGCATCAATAGGGCAAGGTATGAATAACTATACTCCTTTACAATTAGCTTCATATATATCTACTCTTGTAAATGGAGGAACAAGATACAAACTTCATTTGGTAGATAAGGTAACAGATAATGATGGAAATGTAGTACAGGAGTTTAAACCTGAAGTTTTAGGTGAAATGCATTTAGATAAGAATGATGTTGAAGCAGTTAAATACGGAATGTCTAAAGTTAATAGTGATGATAGTGGTACTGCAGCATCTAAATGGCAAGGATTTCCTATAACTACTGGTGGTAAGACTGGTACTGCGGATTTTGCTGAAAATCAAAAGGAAAGAGGAAGAGCTCCATATGCAACATATGTAAGTTTTGCACCTCTTGATGATCCAGAAATAGCTGTTGTTGCTGTTGTTTTTGATGGAGGTCATGGAGGTTCGATTGCAGGTGCTGTTAGAGCTGTATTCGAGGAATATTTTAAAGATAGAATATTAGCTGGTGATCCTAATTATGCATCAAAATCTGAGAGTTTTAGAAAGTATGTTTTAGGAAATCCACTTACAAAGAATAAAGAGAATAGTACTGAAAATAACAGCAGTAATAATAGTACAAATAATTCTCAGTCTAATTCAGCAACGGGTAATATATCAAATCAAACGGTACCGGCAACTGACTAA
- the minD gene encoding septum site-determining protein MinD, with translation MGVSIVITSGKGGVGKTTTTANIGTALASLGKKVVVIDGDTGLRNLDVLLGLENRIVYTIIDVIEGRCRLKQGLIKDKRFQNLCLLPTAQTKDKDDISPQDMLRIVNELKEEFDYVLIDSPAGIEQGFENAVIGADRAVVVVNPEITSVRDADRVIGKLDAKGLEDHGVIINRLNYEMTKNGDMLDVSDIIETLSIELLGVVPDDKNITVSTNRGEPIVLDEEAIAGHAFKNIARRIIGEEVPLLELHTTANEGFFKSFLKLFKRS, from the coding sequence ATGGGAGTGTCTATTGTAATTACTTCAGGTAAAGGCGGAGTTGGTAAAACAACTACAACAGCCAACATAGGAACAGCGTTAGCATCGCTTGGCAAAAAGGTAGTTGTTATTGATGGTGATACAGGATTAAGAAATTTAGATGTATTATTAGGATTAGAAAATAGAATAGTTTATACAATAATTGATGTTATTGAAGGTAGATGTAGATTAAAGCAAGGATTAATAAAGGATAAAAGATTTCAAAATTTATGTCTTTTACCTACAGCTCAGACAAAAGATAAAGATGATATAAGTCCTCAGGATATGCTTAGAATAGTTAACGAACTAAAAGAAGAATTTGATTATGTATTAATCGATTCTCCAGCAGGAATTGAACAGGGATTTGAAAATGCAGTTATAGGTGCAGATAGAGCTGTTGTTGTTGTGAATCCAGAGATAACATCTGTAAGAGATGCTGATAGAGTAATAGGTAAACTTGATGCAAAGGGATTAGAAGATCATGGTGTAATAATAAACAGATTAAATTATGAAATGACTAAAAATGGTGATATGCTTGACGTATCAGATATTATAGAAACCCTTTCAATTGAATTATTAGGAGTAGTTCCTGATGATAAAAACATAACAGTTTCAACTAACAGGGGAGAGCCTATAGTTCTAGATGAAGAAGCAATTGCGGGACATGCTTTCAAAAATATTGCGAGAAGAATAATAGGCGAAGAGGTTCCTCTTCTTGAATTACATACAACAGCAAATGAAGGGTTTTTCAAATCTTTTTTAAAACTGTTTAAACGTAGTTAA
- the mreC gene encoding rod shape-determining protein MreC: protein MKLLKNKLAVTIIVLSVTFLGLIAYTVKKENRSIIESGAGSALNPVQRLLYSATNQVKETLDFFLNFSEVKSQNKELVDENEDLKNKLAEYSDLKEENDRFREMLNFAEERNNYNYIGCDIIGYSGGSFNDGYIVNKGTNDNIAKGMVVITNKGLVGQVTSVGSNWSIVQTLANENIAVSVMVESTRDATGYLTGYKDSQNRNLAKVYDLPMDSEVKEGDVIMTSGVGMVYPKEIRIGEVISVEEDKVKVMKSAIIKPYVDFNKLEELFIVSPKDTREVKYD, encoded by the coding sequence ATGAAACTTCTTAAGAATAAACTGGCAGTAACTATAATAGTGCTGTCAGTTACATTTTTAGGGTTAATTGCGTATACAGTGAAAAAAGAAAATAGGAGCATTATTGAAAGTGGTGCCGGAAGTGCTCTTAATCCTGTTCAAAGATTATTGTATAGTGCAACTAATCAAGTAAAAGAAACATTAGATTTTTTCTTAAACTTTTCGGAAGTAAAATCACAAAACAAGGAATTAGTTGACGAAAATGAAGATTTAAAAAATAAATTAGCAGAGTATTCCGATTTAAAGGAAGAAAATGATAGATTTAGGGAAATGTTGAATTTTGCAGAAGAAAGAAATAATTATAATTATATAGGCTGTGATATTATTGGATATAGTGGCGGTAGTTTTAATGATGGCTATATAGTTAATAAAGGAACAAATGATAACATTGCTAAAGGTATGGTTGTAATAACTAATAAGGGTCTTGTTGGCCAAGTTACAAGTGTTGGAAGCAACTGGAGTATAGTTCAGACTTTAGCTAATGAGAATATAGCTGTAAGTGTTATGGTGGAAAGTACAAGAGATGCGACAGGATATCTAACAGGATATAAAGATAGTCAGAATAGAAATTTAGCTAAAGTATATGATCTTCCTATGGATTCTGAGGTTAAAGAAGGCGATGTTATAATGACTTCTGGTGTGGGAATGGTATATCCAAAGGAAATAAGAATTGGTGAAGTAATATCTGTTGAAGAAGATAAGGTAAAAGTAATGAAGAGTGCAATTATAAAACCGTATGTAGACTTCAACAAATTAGAAGAATTATTTATTGTATCTCCAAAAGATACAAGAGAAGTTAAATATGATTAG
- the mreD gene encoding rod shape-determining protein MreD, translating into MERLILILVSIGLAILDNSIIPFFSIHEGYPSLLFTFAIAYSLVNKREKSVFIGIVTGILQDIFFFNGFGVNCFLNLLLCFLASVIGEGMIKNKKLVPVVSMFIITILKYMGVFAIFCILNIKVDLSKGLYMAVYNAVVMFFGYKYIINIYDDEYTKQRWRFK; encoded by the coding sequence ATGGAAAGATTAATTCTTATTTTAGTTTCAATTGGTTTAGCTATATTGGATAATTCAATAATTCCTTTTTTTTCAATACATGAAGGATATCCTAGTTTATTATTTACATTTGCAATTGCTTATTCATTAGTTAATAAAAGAGAAAAGTCTGTATTTATAGGGATAGTAACTGGAATATTACAGGATATATTCTTTTTTAATGGATTTGGAGTAAATTGTTTTTTAAACTTACTACTATGTTTTCTTGCATCAGTAATTGGAGAAGGAATGATAAAAAATAAAAAATTAGTTCCTGTTGTTTCTATGTTTATTATTACAATATTGAAATATATGGGTGTGTTTGCAATATTCTGTATTTTAAATATTAAAGTAGATCTATCAAAAGGCTTATATATGGCAGTATATAATGCTGTAGTAATGTTTTTTGGATATAAATATATTATAAATATTTATGATGATGAATATACAAAACAAAGATGGAGGTTTAAATGA
- the minE gene encoding cell division topological specificity factor MinE, with product MGFFKSLNSKPTPKQVAKDRLKLILIHDRGEIAPDIIEKIREEILGVISKYIDIQIDDVEISVNKNVEEGDNSSALVANIPIKNLKGR from the coding sequence ATGGGTTTTTTTAAGAGTTTAAATAGCAAACCGACACCGAAGCAAGTTGCTAAAGACAGATTAAAGTTAATTTTAATACATGATAGAGGAGAAATAGCACCAGATATTATTGAAAAAATAAGAGAAGAAATTTTAGGTGTTATATCAAAGTATATAGATATACAGATTGATGATGTTGAAATATCAGTAAATAAGAATGTGGAAGAGGGAGATAATTCTTCAGCACTAGTTGCAAATATTCCTATAAAGAATTTAAAAGGAAGATAA